A stretch of DNA from Methylobacterium sp. CB376:
GCCCGTCCCAGATCGCGGCCTCGCTGCGCAAGATCGCCAAGCACTTCGGCCCCGAGATCGAGGAGAAGGCGGAGGCGGTGATCGCCAAGTACCAGCCGCTCGTCGATGCCGTGATCGCCAAGTACGGCCCGCGCCTGAAGGGCAAGAGCGTCATGCTCTACGTCGGCGGCCTGCGCCCGCGCCACGTGATCACCGCCTACGAGGATCTCGGCATGGAGATCGCGGGCACCGGCTACGAGTTCGCCCACAACGACGACTACCAGCGCACCGGCCACTACGTGAAGAACGGCACGCTGATCTACGACGACGTCACCGGCTACGAGCTGGAGAAGTTCATCGAGAAGATCCGGCCCGACCTCGTCGGCTCCGGCATCAAGGAGAAGTACCCGGTCCAGAAGATGGGCATCCCGTTCCGGCAGATGCACTCGTGGGACTATTCGGGCCCGTACCACGGCTACGACGGGTTCGCGATCTTCGCCCGCGACATGGACCTGGCGATCAACAACCCGGTCTGGGGCCTGTTCGACGCGCCCTGGAAGGCGAAGCCGGCCCCGGCGTTCCTGGACGCCGCCGAGTAGCACCGCGCCTCGCGGCGCCCCCGCCGCGGGCTCCCCTCCCGTGTGTTCCGACCGATGCGCGCCGCCGTATGGCGCGGCCGCGAGCCAAGGAGCCGTTCCGATGCCCCAATCCGCCGACCGGGTGCTCGATCACGCACCCCTGTTCCGTCAGCCCGAATACCAGGAGATGTTCGCCCGCAAGCGCGAGCAGTTCGAGTGCCCGGCCTCCGGCGAGGCGGTCGAGGCGCAGCGCGACTACGCCAGGACCTGGGAGTACCGCGAGAAGAACCTCGCCCGCGAGGCCCTGGTGGTGAACCCGGCCAAGGCCTGCCAGCCGCTCGGCGCGGTCTTCGCGGCGGCCGGCTTCGAGCGCACGATGAGCTTCGTGCACGGCTCGCAGGGTTGCGTCGCCTATTACCGCTCCCACCTGTCGCGCCACTTCAAGGAGCCGTCCTCGGCGGTCTCCTCCTCGATGACCGAGGACGCGGCGGTGTTCGGCGGCCTCAACAACATGATCGACGGCCTCGCCAACACCTACTCGCTCTACGACCCGAAGATGATCGCGGTCTCGACCACCTGCATGGCCGAGGTGATCGGCGACGACCTGCACGCCTTCATCCAGAACGCCAAGAACAAGGGGTCGGTGCCGCAGGATTACGACGTTCCCTTCGCCCATACCCCGGCCTTCGTGGGCAGCCACGTCGACGGCTACGACAACATGATCAAGGGCGTGCTGGAGCATTTCTGGAAGGGCAGGACCCGCAGCGCCGGCGAGGGACTCAACCTGATCCCGGGCTTCGACGGGTTCTGCGTCGGCAACAACCGCGAGCTGAAGCGCCTGCTCGACCTGATCGGGGTCTCCTACACGCTGATCCAGGACGCCTCCGACACCTACGACACGCCCTCGGACGGCGAGTTCCGGATGTATTCGGGCGGCACCCGGCTCGAGGACGTCGCCGCCGCGCTGAACGCCAGGGCGACCCTCTCGCTGCAGAAGTACTGCACGCGCAAGACCCTCGACTACGCGGCGGAGCAGGGCCAGGAGACCCACAGCTTCCACTACCCGCTCGGGGTGCGCGGCACCGACGAGCTCCTGCTCAAGATCTCGGAACTGAGCGGCCGGCCGATCCCCGAGGCGATCACGATGGAGCGCGGCCGGCTCATCGACGCCATGGCGGACAGCCAGTCCTGGCTGCACGGCAAGAAGTACGCGATCTTCGGCGACCCGGACGTGGTCTACGGCCTCGCGCGCTTCGTCATGGAGACCGGCGGCGAGCCGATCCACTGCCTCGCCACCAACGGCACCAAGGCCTGGGAGGAGGAGATGCAGGCGCTCCTCGCCTCCTCGCCCTTCGGCGCCAGCGGCCAGGTCTGGGCCGGCAAGGACCTCTGGCACCTGCGCTCGCTGCTCTTCACCGAGCCGGTCGATTTCGTGCTGGGCAATTCCTACGCCAAGTACCTGGAGCGCGACACCGGCACGCCGCTGATCCGCACCGCCTTCCCGATCTTCGACCGGCACCACCACCACCGCTTCCCGGTGATGGGCTACCAGGGCGGCCTGCGCCTGCTGACGACGATCCTCGACAAGATCTTCGACAAGCTCGATCAGGACACCATCGACCCGGCCAAGACCGACTACTCGTTCGACCTCACCCGCTGAGCGCCGCGGCGGCACCGGCCCGGCGCCGGTGCCGCCCTCGCAGATGTCCGACCGGATCCGGAGGCAGGGCCATGCTCAAGGACAAAATCGCGGACGTGTTCAACGAGCCCGGTTGCGAGAAGAACCAGGCCAAGGGCGCCAAGGAGCGCAAGAAGGGCTGCACGAAGCCCCTCACCCCCGGGGCGGCGGCGGGCGGCTGCGCCTTCGACGGGGCCAAGATCGTGCTGCAGCCGATCACCGACGTCGCCCACCTGATCCACGCGCCCCTCGCCTGCGAGGGCAACAGCTGGGACAATCGCGGGGCGGGCTCCTCCGGCTCCGACCTCTGGCGGCGCAGCTTCACCACCGACCTCACCGAACTCGACGTGGTGATGG
This window harbors:
- the nifK gene encoding nitrogenase molybdenum-iron protein subunit beta — its product is MPQSADRVLDHAPLFRQPEYQEMFARKREQFECPASGEAVEAQRDYARTWEYREKNLAREALVVNPAKACQPLGAVFAAAGFERTMSFVHGSQGCVAYYRSHLSRHFKEPSSAVSSSMTEDAAVFGGLNNMIDGLANTYSLYDPKMIAVSTTCMAEVIGDDLHAFIQNAKNKGSVPQDYDVPFAHTPAFVGSHVDGYDNMIKGVLEHFWKGRTRSAGEGLNLIPGFDGFCVGNNRELKRLLDLIGVSYTLIQDASDTYDTPSDGEFRMYSGGTRLEDVAAALNARATLSLQKYCTRKTLDYAAEQGQETHSFHYPLGVRGTDELLLKISELSGRPIPEAITMERGRLIDAMADSQSWLHGKKYAIFGDPDVVYGLARFVMETGGEPIHCLATNGTKAWEEEMQALLASSPFGASGQVWAGKDLWHLRSLLFTEPVDFVLGNSYAKYLERDTGTPLIRTAFPIFDRHHHHRFPVMGYQGGLRLLTTILDKIFDKLDQDTIDPAKTDYSFDLTR